In a single window of the Botrytis cinerea B05.10 chromosome 12, complete sequence genome:
- the Bcpdx3 gene encoding Bcpdx3 produces MRLTSNLLFRPSLLKMALHPPPNSSKLIFAPANDKTNAQADQFVKGALDRKDLDSNPLTQFHSWFSHAQTNGVYHPETVCLSTASLPSGRVSARMVYLKELDAKGGFVIYSNWGTSKKAKDIAENKWASLTFWWQELERQVRVEGKVERLPDEESQVYYNLRARGSRIGAWASPQSQVLKGREELEERVKEVEKRFEGQEKIPVPEFWGGLRIIPEMVEFWQGRDSRLHDRFQYEKKEDGEWDIQRLSP; encoded by the exons ATGAGATTGACGTCGAATCTTCTCTTTCGTCCTTCACTCCTCAAAATGGCCCTTCATCCTCCACCGAATAGCTCCAAGCTCATCT TCGCACCCGCCAACGACAAAACCAATGCCCAGGCCGATCAATTCGTAAAAGGCGCACTCGATCGGAAAGATCTCGATTCCAATCCTCTCACACAATTCCATTCCTGGTTTTCCCACGCACAAACCAATGGCGTTTACCATCCAGAGACCGTTTGTCTATCAACGGCCAGTTTACCTTCCGGCCGCGTGTCAGCGCGTATGGTATACTTGAAGGAATTAGATGCAAAGGGGGGGTTTGTTATATATAGCAATTGGGGCACAAGTAAAAAGGCGAAAGATATCGCGGAGAATAAATGGGCGAGTCTTACATTTTGGTGGCAAGAATTGGAGAGACAGGTTAGAGTTGAGGGAAAGGTGGAGAGGTTACCCGATGAGGAAAGTCAGGTTTATTACAATTTGAGGGCGAGGGGCAGTAGGATTGGTGCTTGGGCTAGTCCGCAGAGTCAGGTATtgaaggggagagaggagttGGAGGAGAGGGTTAAGGAGGTTGAGAAGAGATTCGAGGGCCAGGAAAAGATACCAGTGCCGGAGTTTTGGGGAGGGCTAAGAATCATACCGGAAATGGTAGAGTTTTGGCAAGGGAGAGATAGTAGGTTACATGATCGATTTCAAtacgagaagaaagaggatggagaatggGATATTCAAAGACTAAGTCCGTGA
- the Bctmn3 gene encoding Bctmn3 has product MATNSSMRIGSWLLFFLAISITDAFYIPGWSIKSYKDNEAIPLLVNKVYSDNTQLQYAYYDLPFVCPPTGVRHAGSSLLSGQSISLNLGEVLRGDRITQSDIELVMGKDQECNFLCSKTVTRRDLKRAKELVKDGYVVEWIVDNLPGATSFVTVDKSKKYYAAGFKLGYKDFSQTGKARYFINNHLTIVLRYRKAPGKDGEKGGKVIVGFEVYTKSVGADKRVESGCPADLNDANTPFELYLAPNHTDSSPALAYPLSSYHPPEREIDLDDGATMEIPYTYSVYFREDEKVEWRNRWDLYFVNQEEGTRIHWLAIVNSLIISGLLSGIVAMILARTVRGDIKAYTKDVSGEDGKLKPKRRSRPGSGARSPKTGEKTGLGLLDQVDTENDADVSSDDEQLEDITGWKLLHGDVFRPPPYGYLLAPLVGSGMQLVFMAFGLLSLSSLGILNPSFRGGFISVGIGLFIFAGVFSGYFSARVYKTFGGLNWRKNTLITAILFPGLLFSLVFILNLFVWAQASSTALPFGTLIALVFLWLCIQLPLVYAGSYYGYTRSGAWESPTKTAIIPRQVPIQPWYIRSTSSILLAGLIPFAVIFIELLFVFQSLWQDKSGYYYVFGFLSLITLLLIITIAEVTIVTIYIKLCAEDYNWWWHSFLVGGGSAVWVMAYCVWFYMRRLHIEGFVSGMLFFSYCGVVAVTYGLATGTVGFLTSFWFVRRVYGAIKAD; this is encoded by the exons ATGGCGACCAATTCTTCCATGAGGATAGGAAGTTGGTTACTCTTCTTCCTGGCAATTTCAATCACGGATGCTTTCTATATACCAG GTTGGTCGATTAAAAGTTACAAAGACAACGAAGCAATCCCATTGCTAGTCAACAAGGTTTACTCCGACAATACACAATTACAATATGCCTACTACGATCTTCCATTCGTGTGTCCTCCAACCGGTGTTCGTCATGCCGGATCTTCTCTACTCAGCGGCCAAAGTATATCATTGAATCTCGGCGAAGTCTTACGCGGAGACAGAATAACACAATCCGATATCGAATTGGTAATGGGGAAGGATCAAGAATGCAACTTCCTCTGTTCCAAAACGGTCACTCGAAGAGATCTTAAACGCGCAAAGGAATTGGTTAAGGATGGTTATGTTGTGGAATGGATTGTGGATAATTTACCTGGAGCAACGAGTTTTGTGACGGTGGATAAAAGCAAGAAATATTACGCTGCCGGATTCAAATTGGGCTACAAGGACTTTTCTCAAACCGGCAAAGCGAGATATTTCATCAACAATCATCTTACAATCGTGCTGCGGTATCGAAAAGCTCCAGGAAAGGATGGAGAAAAAGGTGGAAAGGTTATTGTTGGATTCGAAGTTTATACCAAGAGTGTTGGAGCTGATAAGAGAGTGGAATCGGGATGTCCTGCGGATCTAAATGATGCCAATACACCATTTGAATTATATCTCGCCCCGAATCATACCGATTCTTCACCCGCCCTCGCATACCCActttcatcatatcatccacCGGAGAGAGAAATAGATTTGGATGATGGAGCTACAATGGAGATTCCATACACCTACTCTGTTTATTTCCGTGAGGATGAAAAGGTCGAATGGAGGAATCGATGGGATCTATACTTCGTTAACCAAGAGGAAGGAACAAGAATTCACTGGTTGGCTATTGTCAATTCTTTGATCATCTCAGGTCTTCTTAGTGGCATTGTTGCTATGATCTTGGCCAGAACTGTTCGAGGAGATATTAAAGCATATACAAAGGATGTCtcaggagaagatggaaaattgaAACCAAAAAGAAGATCTAGACCTGGTAGTGGAGCAAGATCACCTAAAACCGGAGAAAAAACTGGGCTTGGTTTATTGGATCAGGTTGATACTGAGAATGATGCGGACGTTTCTTCTGATGACGAGCAACTGGAAGATATTACTGGTTGGAAATTACTTCATGGAGATGTTTTCCGTCCACCTCCTTATGGATATCTTCTAGCACCTTTGGTCGGATCTGGAATGCAACTCGTTTTCATGGCCTTTGGATTACTTTCTCTAAGTAGTCTAGGTATACTGAACCCTAGTTTCCGTGGTGGATTTATCAGTGTCGGAATTGGTCTTTTCATCTTCGCAGGAGTTTTCTCTGGTTATTTCAGCGCACGCGTCTACAAAACATTTGGAGGTCTCAATTGGCGCAAAAATACCTTGATCACAGCCATTCTCTTCCCTggtcttctcttttctctagTTTTCATCCTCAATCTATTCGTCTGGGCCCAGGCATCTAGTACCGCCCTTCCATTCGGTACCCTTATTGCTCTCGTATTCCTATGGCTTTGCATCCAACTCCCTCTTGTCTACGCTGGTTCTTACTACGGTTACACACGTTCCGGCGCATGGGAATCCCCAACAAAAACGGCTATTATCCCTCGACAAGTACCAATTCAGCCATGGTATATTCGTTCTAcctcttcaattctcctAGCTGGCCTCATCCCTTTCGCAGTAATCTTTATCGAACTTCTCTTTGTCTTCCAATCACTTTGGCAAGATAAAAGTGGATATTACTACGTATTCggttttctctctctcataactcttcttcttatcatCACCATTGCGGAAGTCACAATTGTTACTATTTACATTAAACTTTGTGCTGAAGATTACAATTGGTGGTGGCATTCTTTCCTTGTAGGAGGTGGATCAGCAGTTTGGGTTATGGCGTATTGTGTGTGGTTTTACATGAGGAGGTTACATATTGAGGGATTTGTTAGTGGAATGTTGTTTTTCAGTTACTGTGGAGTCGTAGCTGTTACTTATGGATTGGCGACGGGAACCGTAGGATTTTTGACAAGTTTTTGGTTTGTGAGAAGGGTTTATGG TGCGATTAAAGCagattaa